The DNA region CGCCTGATCAGGCCGCGAGCTCGCTGTGCACCTGCAGGGCCCACTGCCGGATGCGCTCCTCGTTGCGCCAGTCGCCCGCCTGGGTCTTCGCCATCGCGCTCGCGGGGAAGCCCCGGGCGTCCGGCGTCAGCCGCCCACCGAACGTGACCTCGCCGCGGGCGCCGATGCTCGTGCCCACGGCGCTGACCTGGGCCACCGGCGGCAGCGTGCCCGCGTCGGCGGAGTCGTCCAGCGGTCCGGACGCCACGAGCCACACCGGCAGGACGGCCAGCTCGCGACGGTGCCTGCGGACGAACCGTCGCGCGTCCTTGTGCCACCTGCTCGCATACAGGCCTCCGGCGACGATGACGGCCGTCACGCCGTCGAGCCCGCGAACGTCTGCAGCAGGCTCGACGCGGACGTCGTGACCGACCCCGCTCAGCACCTGGCCGATCGACTCGGCGAGGCCTTGCGTACCGCCCCGCTTCGACCCGTGGACGACGAGAACACTCATGGTCACAACGCTACGTCGACCCGCCGCACGCCGGGGTGGTTTCCCTCGATCGGAGTTCGGACGCCGGGCCCGAATGCCCCACGCGGGCACCCACCGGCGGCCTAGCGTCGTCGTATGAGCACACCACTGCCGTACGGGCCCGCCATGACGGCCGCGCTCGAGCCGCTCCGCAAGGCCTTCCTGGTGCTGAACCGCCGATTCGCCGTCCCCGTGCTGCACGCCGGCGGAGGTCTGCTGCTCGCGACACCGTTCACGGGCTCGATGATGGTGCTGCGGACCACCGGTCACACGAGCGGACTGGTCCGCGAGGCGCCGCTGGGCTACGCCCTGGTCGACGGCCGGGTCGTCGTGATCGCCGGCTACGGCCGCGGCGCGCACTGGTTCCGCAACGCCCTGGCCCACCCGGAGGTCGAGATGCTGCTGCCAGGGGCCCTGCTCGCCGGCCGCGCGGACGAGATCACCGACCCGGACGAACGTCGGGCAGCCTTCCGGACCCTCATCGGGTCGATGGGCGCCGTCGGGGCGATCACCCTCGGCGACGTGCGGGGCAAGAGCGACGCCGAGGTGGACGTCCTCGCGGAGGCCTTCCCGATCCTGGCGATCACACCGACCGCCGTCCTGCCGGGACCGTTCGACCCGGGCGGGCTGGGCACGCGGATCACCACCGGGCTCGGGGTGCTCCTGCCGGTCGTCGGGATCGCGGCCCTGCTTCGCCGACAGACACGCCGCGGAGGGCGAGGACCGGCAGGGTGACAAGCATGAACGCCCCACTCGGCTCGACGCGCCGGTCCCCTGCTACGTCCGGTCGATCCCCAGCGCTTCACGCATGGTCACGAACAGGTCCGTCTGGTCGGTGAGGCCGATGACGCGGTCCGCGCCGGGGCCGTAGGCGGCAAGCCGCACCTGCGAGCCGGTGTGGACCACCCCACCGGCGGGGCCGGTGGTGGGGTAGGAGACGGTCATCGGCTTGTCGTCTGCGGTCAGCAAGGTCCGCGTCAGGCCGGAAGTCGTGCCCGTAGGGACGATCTGGCTCGACTGGGCGTGGTCGGCGAGGACCAAGACGAGCGTGTGGCCATCGGTCTCGGCGAACTCAAGGGCCACCTGGATCGCCTCGTCGAAGTCGACCGTCTCACCGATCTGGCCGCACGGGTTGGCGGCGTGGTCCGCCTTGTCGATGCTCGCGCCTTCGACCTGCAGGAAGAAGCCGGTCTCCCCACCCGTGTCCAGGAGCTCGATCGCCCTGCCGGTCATCTGCGGGAGCGTCGGCGTGGAGGCGACACGCGCAGGGTTCGCCATGCATCGGACCGCCGGTTCGGACCCACCCAAGGGCGTGGCGAGCGGTCCTGCCCAGCGGAGCGGGAGCGTCTCGGCAGCGAACAGCCCGAGCAGCGGCGCGGACTGGTCGACGTGGTCGACCGCGTCCAGGCCCGCGACATCGGTCACCACCTGGAAGCCCCTCTCGGTGGCCTGGGCCAACAGGGTCTTGCCCTCCCACGGGCCGGATGTCGCGATCTCGTCGAACCAGGTCGCCCCACCGCCCAGTACGAGGTCGGCCCGGGTCTCGATCAGCTGCTCGGTGATCGACCCGAGTCCGCCGTTCTCCAGCGCCTCCGTCGGGCACCCAGTGGTCGTGGCAGACGGCCCGATGCATCCACGGGAGGTCACGTGGGCCAGGAGGGCGGCCGGTGTCGCGTCCTGGATCGGGGCGGTGCTGACGTCGCCCGTGCGCAGACCGTCGGCCTGGGCCATCTCCAGGATCGTGGGCCTCGGCAGGCCGTCGATGCCTACCGAGAGGGCGCCGTCGTAGGTCTTGGTGCCGGTCGCCCAGCCGCTCGCGGCCGCCGCCGAGTCAGTGACGTAGTCGGGCAGCCCGTCGACCCGATCCACCGACCAGGTCGTGAGCTGACCGCTCGCCGGCAGGGCGTCGATGCCGGGAAGGGAACCCGCTGCGCCGTACTCGTAGTTGCGGGCGATGGTGA from Cellulomonas sp. KRMCY2 includes:
- the phoA gene encoding alkaline phosphatase, translated to MVAVVVLAGGLPDRLASASAGSTPSPVLVDQVQDGTARNVILLVGDGMGDSEITIARNYEYGAAGSLPGIDALPASGQLTTWSVDRVDGLPDYVTDSAAAASGWATGTKTYDGALSVGIDGLPRPTILEMAQADGLRTGDVSTAPIQDATPAALLAHVTSRGCIGPSATTTGCPTEALENGGLGSITEQLIETRADLVLGGGATWFDEIATSGPWEGKTLLAQATERGFQVVTDVAGLDAVDHVDQSAPLLGLFAAETLPLRWAGPLATPLGGSEPAVRCMANPARVASTPTLPQMTGRAIELLDTGGETGFFLQVEGASIDKADHAANPCGQIGETVDFDEAIQVALEFAETDGHTLVLVLADHAQSSQIVPTGTTSGLTRTLLTADDKPMTVSYPTTGPAGGVVHTGSQVRLAAYGPGADRVIGLTDQTDLFVTMREALGIDRT
- a CDS encoding nitroreductase/quinone reductase family protein, whose amino-acid sequence is MSTPLPYGPAMTAALEPLRKAFLVLNRRFAVPVLHAGGGLLLATPFTGSMMVLRTTGHTSGLVREAPLGYALVDGRVVVIAGYGRGAHWFRNALAHPEVEMLLPGALLAGRADEITDPDERRAAFRTLIGSMGAVGAITLGDVRGKSDAEVDVLAEAFPILAITPTAVLPGPFDPGGLGTRITTGLGVLLPVVGIAALLRRQTRRGGRGPAG
- a CDS encoding flavodoxin domain-containing protein, with protein sequence MSVLVVHGSKRGGTQGLAESIGQVLSGVGHDVRVEPAADVRGLDGVTAVIVAGGLYASRWHKDARRFVRRHRRELAVLPVWLVASGPLDDSADAGTLPPVAQVSAVGTSIGARGEVTFGGRLTPDARGFPASAMAKTQAGDWRNEERIRQWALQVHSELAA